One genomic window of Luteitalea pratensis includes the following:
- a CDS encoding RsmB/NOP family class I SAM-dependent RNA methyltransferase, translating to MIAPARRAATEVLAAVDAGRWDLATALAQAHPSLADARDRALLTELATGVQRWKLALDFAIHALTKRQPADLDADVRATLRLGLYQLQHATRIPASAVVNDAVEIVKRGPTRSAAGMVNAVLRRVVREGPPRLPEPPRVPVDDPRWRMQALAWLAIAHSHPAWLVERWLDRFGIEATEAWVRYDNTPADVTVWPLPGVGSGESGVGSGDSPIRDPRSAIRDSEFGNVEGTPTRFVPGGIVLANGRDALPHLRAGSAYAQDEASAAIAVVAGTVGRGRVLDACAAPGGKSLAMRSWLPPDARLLANDMRTRRIALLAATLGRAAGPRIPIVRSDATRLPFDRSIDTMLIDAPCSGLGTLRRDPDVRWRRTAADLAAFATTQRSMIEEGLRALAPAGRLVYATCSSEPEENESLVAALLQERPELRRLDLRQEPLPPSMTSLLTDEGALRTWPHVHGLDAFFAVALTRP from the coding sequence ATGATCGCGCCGGCCAGGCGGGCGGCCACCGAGGTGCTCGCGGCCGTCGATGCGGGCCGATGGGATCTGGCCACCGCCCTGGCGCAGGCGCATCCGTCGCTGGCCGACGCCCGTGATCGAGCACTGCTGACCGAATTGGCGACCGGCGTGCAGCGCTGGAAACTCGCCCTCGATTTCGCCATTCACGCACTGACGAAGCGCCAACCGGCCGACCTCGACGCGGATGTGCGCGCGACGCTGCGGCTCGGGCTGTACCAGTTGCAGCATGCGACGCGGATCCCGGCGTCAGCCGTGGTCAACGACGCGGTGGAGATCGTCAAGCGCGGCCCGACGCGGAGTGCCGCCGGCATGGTCAACGCGGTGCTCCGTCGCGTCGTCCGCGAGGGACCGCCGAGGCTGCCCGAGCCACCGCGCGTGCCCGTTGACGATCCCCGCTGGCGAATGCAGGCGCTGGCGTGGCTCGCGATCGCGCATTCGCATCCCGCGTGGCTCGTCGAGCGCTGGCTGGATCGCTTCGGCATCGAGGCGACCGAAGCGTGGGTGCGTTACGACAACACGCCCGCCGACGTGACGGTGTGGCCACTCCCGGGAGTCGGGAGTGGGGAGTCGGGAGTCGGGAGTGGGGATTCCCCGATCCGCGATCCACGATCCGCGATCCGCGATTCGGAATTCGGCAACGTCGAAGGCACGCCGACGCGTTTCGTGCCTGGAGGGATCGTGCTGGCGAACGGGCGCGATGCGCTGCCGCACCTGCGCGCGGGTTCCGCGTACGCGCAGGACGAAGCGTCGGCAGCGATTGCGGTCGTGGCCGGCACCGTCGGGCGTGGTCGCGTGCTCGACGCCTGTGCGGCTCCGGGCGGCAAGAGCCTGGCGATGCGGTCGTGGCTGCCGCCGGATGCGCGGCTCCTCGCCAATGACATGCGCACGCGTCGCATTGCGTTGCTGGCCGCCACACTCGGCCGCGCGGCCGGCCCCCGTATTCCGATCGTTCGAAGCGACGCGACGCGCCTGCCGTTCGACCGTTCCATCGACACGATGCTGATCGATGCCCCCTGCTCCGGGCTTGGCACACTGCGGCGCGATCCTGACGTCCGCTGGCGGCGCACCGCCGCCGACCTGGCCGCCTTTGCCACGACGCAGCGGTCGATGATCGAGGAGGGACTGCGCGCCCTCGCGCCCGCCGGCCGGCTCGTCTACGCCACCTGTTCCAGCGAACCGGAGGAAAACGAGTCCCTGGTCGCGGCCCTGCTGCAGGAGCGCCCGGAGCTGCGACGGCTCGACCTTCGGCAGGAGCCCCTGCCGCCGTCGATGACCTCGCTGCTGACAGACGAGGGCGCCCTCCGGACGTGGCCCCATGTCCACGGTCTCGACGCCTTCTTCGCGGTTGCGCTCACCAGGCCGTAG
- a CDS encoding PASTA domain-containing protein, translating into MEARRGFTGRVWGAGKLVMLLALLCVTYGVSFGMAMRLALRSRDVRVPELRGRTVNQASTSLTELGLPLKVEEARRSDPKVAAGLILAQDPVSGSTARRPRSVKVWLSAGPTVSRVPAVVGLTERTAQLRLEGEGVGIRDLAAVRSSAFPAGIIVAQNPAPGAAADTVSLLVNRGERGTTYVMPDLIGVNAEQAAEVLRVRGFRVALVAEQPYPGVPPGIVLRQSPLGGFQIAPGNAISLEVSR; encoded by the coding sequence ATGGAGGCTCGGCGGGGATTCACGGGACGCGTCTGGGGCGCGGGAAAGCTCGTCATGCTGCTGGCCCTGCTGTGCGTCACCTACGGGGTCTCGTTCGGCATGGCGATGCGCCTCGCGCTGCGATCGCGTGACGTTCGCGTGCCGGAGTTGCGTGGCCGCACCGTCAACCAGGCGAGCACGTCGCTCACCGAACTCGGCCTGCCGCTCAAGGTCGAGGAGGCCCGGCGCTCCGACCCGAAGGTGGCCGCCGGGCTGATCCTCGCGCAGGACCCGGTGTCGGGCAGTACGGCGCGTCGGCCGCGAAGCGTGAAGGTGTGGCTGAGTGCGGGGCCGACGGTCAGTCGCGTGCCCGCGGTGGTCGGGCTGACGGAACGGACGGCACAGTTGCGGCTCGAAGGCGAAGGCGTGGGCATTCGCGACCTCGCGGCCGTGCGATCCTCGGCCTTCCCTGCCGGCATCATCGTGGCGCAGAACCCCGCGCCAGGCGCCGCCGCGGACACCGTGTCGTTGCTCGTGAACCGCGGCGAACGTGGCACAACATACGTGATGCCGGATCTCATCGGCGTCAACGCCGAGCAGGCAGCCGAAGTGCTCCGCGTCCGCGGCTTCCGTGTCGCCCTCGTCGCCGAGCAGCCCTACCCGGGCGTCCCTCCGGGCATCGTCTTGCGCCAGTCGCCGCTCGGTGGCTTCCAGATCGCACCGGGCAACGCCATTTCCCTCGAGGTGAGCCGGTGA
- the rpe gene encoding ribulose-phosphate 3-epimerase: MRIAPSVLSADFSALGNDVRMVADAGADWIHVDVMDGRFVPNISIGLPVVAALARISPLPLDVHLMIVEPEKYVDAFVEAGAASVSVHVEATDHLHRLVHRIRHAGARPGVAINPATPLDTLADIAPDLDIVILMTVNPGFGGQTFIERSYDRLRRLRDLLDRTGSAATITVDGGVDPARAEAVVEAGGDVLVAGAAVFATPDPAGAIAALRTAGQRGWQARARR; this comes from the coding sequence GTGCGGATCGCGCCGTCGGTGCTCAGCGCCGATTTCAGCGCACTCGGCAACGACGTCCGGATGGTGGCCGACGCCGGCGCCGACTGGATTCACGTGGACGTGATGGACGGCCGGTTCGTCCCCAACATCAGCATCGGCCTCCCGGTCGTGGCGGCCCTCGCCCGGATTTCGCCGCTGCCCCTGGACGTACACCTGATGATCGTCGAGCCGGAGAAGTACGTCGACGCGTTTGTCGAGGCTGGCGCGGCGTCGGTGTCGGTGCATGTCGAGGCGACCGATCACCTGCATCGGCTCGTGCACCGCATCCGGCACGCCGGCGCCCGTCCGGGTGTGGCCATCAATCCTGCCACGCCGCTCGACACGCTGGCCGACATTGCCCCGGACCTGGACATCGTGATCCTGATGACGGTCAACCCGGGCTTCGGCGGCCAAACGTTCATCGAGCGCTCCTATGACCGGCTCCGTCGGCTGCGCGATCTGCTGGATCGCACCGGCTCCGCGGCGACGATCACGGTCGACGGCGGGGTCGACCCGGCACGCGCCGAGGCCGTGGTCGAGGCCGGTGGCGACGTCCTGGTGGCCGGAGCGGCCGTGTTTGCCACGCCCGATCCGGCCGGGGCCATCGCCGCACTGCGCACCGCCGGCCAGCGCGGCTGGCAGGCCCGTGCGCGCCGATGA
- a CDS encoding acyl-CoA thioesterase has protein sequence MTVLGTATIRVRYAETDQMGVVYHGNYFAWFEVGRVELLRQAGWSYKTLEGDGLSLPVIEATCQYRHPARYDDELEIRTVGRMASAVRVEFTYELVRMADARVLATARTLHVPITREGRPCRLPGPLREIFA, from the coding sequence ATGACCGTCCTGGGCACCGCCACCATCCGCGTACGCTACGCCGAAACCGACCAGATGGGCGTGGTCTATCACGGCAACTACTTTGCGTGGTTCGAGGTGGGGCGCGTCGAACTGCTGCGCCAGGCCGGCTGGAGCTACAAGACGCTCGAGGGGGACGGCCTGAGCCTGCCCGTGATTGAGGCGACTTGCCAGTACAGGCACCCGGCGCGGTACGATGACGAGTTGGAGATTCGCACGGTGGGTCGCATGGCGAGCGCCGTCCGGGTCGAGTTCACGTACGAGTTGGTCCGGATGGCGGACGCCCGCGTGCTGGCGACTGCCCGGACCCTGCATGTACCCATCACCCGGGAGGGGCGGCCGTGCCGCCTCCCAGGGCCGTTGAGGGAGATTTTCGCGTGA
- a CDS encoding NAD-dependent epimerase/dehydratase family protein, protein MKALVTGAAGFIGSTLTDRLVAQGAEVVGIDCFTDYYPRSLKERNLAGARDAANFRFVEADLLDADLDALLDNVTHVFHLAAQAGVRKSWGRDFSVYVSNNIAATQRLLEACNGRPLDRFVYASTSSVYGDEAAIPMREEQRLQPLSPYGVSKLAAEHLGHLYHVNHGVPFVALRYFTVYGPRQRPDMGFHRFLTAAMDGRPLARYGDGEQTRDFTFVADAVTATTAAGTKGVPGRVYNVGGGSRVTVNHVFEIIERLVGPVTIDQQSPQKGDMRDTYADTSRAAADLGFAPSVTLEQGLAEEYAWLRSERA, encoded by the coding sequence GTGAAGGCACTCGTCACCGGGGCGGCCGGATTCATCGGATCGACCCTCACCGACCGACTCGTGGCCCAGGGCGCCGAGGTGGTCGGGATCGATTGCTTCACCGACTACTACCCGCGGTCGCTGAAGGAGCGCAACCTCGCCGGCGCCCGCGACGCCGCGAATTTCCGTTTCGTCGAGGCCGACCTGCTGGACGCGGACCTGGATGCACTGCTCGACAACGTGACCCACGTCTTCCACCTCGCGGCACAGGCGGGGGTACGCAAGAGTTGGGGCCGCGACTTCAGCGTGTACGTCAGCAACAACATCGCGGCGACGCAGAGGCTGCTCGAGGCGTGCAACGGCCGGCCGCTCGATCGTTTCGTCTATGCCTCGACGTCTTCCGTCTATGGCGATGAGGCGGCGATCCCGATGCGCGAGGAGCAGCGGTTGCAGCCGCTGTCACCGTATGGCGTCTCGAAGCTGGCCGCCGAGCACCTCGGGCACCTGTACCACGTGAATCACGGCGTGCCGTTCGTGGCGCTCCGCTACTTCACGGTCTACGGGCCGCGCCAACGCCCGGACATGGGCTTTCATCGCTTCCTGACGGCAGCCATGGACGGACGTCCGCTCGCACGTTACGGCGATGGTGAGCAGACGAGAGATTTCACGTTCGTGGCCGATGCGGTCACGGCGACGACGGCTGCGGGCACGAAGGGTGTGCCCGGGCGCGTCTACAACGTCGGCGGCGGATCGCGTGTCACGGTCAATCACGTGTTCGAGATCATCGAACGGCTCGTGGGTCCGGTGACCATCGATCAGCAGTCGCCCCAGAAGGGCGACATGCGCGACACCTACGCCGACACGAGTCGGGCGGCGGCCGATCTGGGATTCGCGCCGTCGGTCACGCTCGAGCAAGGACTGGCAGAAGAATACGCATGGCTACGCAGCGAACGCGCATGA
- the bamD gene encoding outer membrane protein assembly factor BamD has translation MATQRTRMSRIGGLTRIALVVLMTMVAVACATKKGNIPTGVTEPDKYLYEQGTAAMTDKKWFTAREYYQQLVDSYPQSPLRADAKLGLGDAYLNDGSTEGKLRAEREFQEFLSYFPTHQRADYAQFKLAMTHFDQMPKAERDQTETRAALDQFAAFRQKFPNSTLMPEVLEKERIARDRLSESIYKVGYFYYKARWYPGGISRFRQVLQEDPQFTRRDAVYYYLADALVTVKLEAEALPLLDKLEAEFVESEFLELGATLKARAQATLAERTPGTEGSPTTTGTTTAPVSPTAAPAATGSTGTVVPPAPTRPTVDAKPPS, from the coding sequence ATGGCTACGCAGCGAACGCGCATGAGCCGCATTGGTGGGCTGACCCGCATCGCCCTCGTCGTCCTGATGACGATGGTGGCGGTCGCGTGCGCGACCAAGAAGGGCAACATTCCCACCGGCGTCACCGAACCAGACAAGTACCTGTACGAGCAGGGCACGGCCGCGATGACCGACAAGAAGTGGTTCACCGCCCGTGAATACTACCAGCAACTCGTGGACAGCTATCCACAGAGCCCGCTGCGAGCCGACGCCAAGCTCGGACTCGGCGATGCGTATCTGAACGATGGCTCGACGGAGGGCAAGCTGCGAGCGGAACGCGAGTTCCAGGAGTTCCTCTCGTACTTCCCCACGCACCAGCGGGCCGACTACGCGCAGTTCAAGCTCGCGATGACGCATTTCGACCAGATGCCGAAGGCGGAACGCGATCAGACCGAGACGCGCGCCGCGCTCGACCAGTTCGCGGCGTTCCGCCAGAAGTTCCCCAACAGCACACTGATGCCCGAGGTCCTCGAGAAGGAACGCATTGCCCGCGATCGCCTGAGCGAATCCATCTACAAGGTGGGCTATTTCTATTACAAGGCGCGCTGGTATCCGGGCGGCATCTCGCGGTTCCGGCAGGTGCTGCAGGAAGACCCGCAGTTCACGCGCCGTGACGCCGTCTACTACTATCTCGCCGACGCGCTGGTCACCGTCAAACTCGAGGCCGAGGCGCTGCCGCTGCTCGACAAGCTGGAGGCCGAATTCGTCGAGAGCGAGTTCCTGGAGCTGGGTGCGACACTCAAGGCGCGCGCCCAGGCGACGCTGGCCGAGCGCACGCCGGGTACCGAGGGCAGCCCCACCACGACCGGGACGACGACGGCCCCCGTGTCCCCGACTGCAGCACCCGCGGCCACTGGTTCGACTGGCACGGTCGTCCCGCCCGCGCCGACACGACCGACGGTCGACGCCAAGCCGCCGTCCTAG
- the pgsA gene encoding CDP-diacylglycerol--glycerol-3-phosphate 3-phosphatidyltransferase, with translation MLNLPNTLSVLRIVLVPLLVVVMLTPPHSWEWTGVQSDFLGALIFGLASLTDLLDGWLARRRRQITVVGQWLDPLADKLLVLGALISLVQLERAPAWMVTIIVGRELAVTGMRSVATARGVAMPASELGKRKMAAQVTAILGLLLAPSVPFPLNWVGTIALWMMLVLALWSAYDYYRRFSDVLNGE, from the coding sequence ATGCTCAACCTTCCCAACACGCTCTCGGTTCTCCGCATCGTGCTGGTGCCGTTGCTGGTCGTGGTGATGCTCACGCCGCCCCACAGCTGGGAATGGACAGGGGTGCAGAGTGACTTCCTCGGCGCGTTGATCTTCGGGCTGGCGTCGCTGACCGACCTGCTCGATGGGTGGCTGGCGCGGCGCCGCAGGCAGATCACGGTGGTGGGGCAGTGGCTCGATCCACTGGCAGACAAGCTGCTCGTGCTCGGCGCCCTCATCTCGCTGGTGCAGCTCGAACGGGCCCCCGCCTGGATGGTCACCATCATCGTCGGTCGCGAGTTGGCGGTGACCGGGATGCGCAGCGTGGCCACCGCACGCGGCGTGGCGATGCCGGCCTCGGAACTGGGCAAGCGCAAGATGGCCGCGCAGGTCACCGCGATTCTCGGCCTGCTGCTCGCCCCGAGCGTGCCGTTCCCCCTCAACTGGGTCGGCACCATCGCGCTGTGGATGATGCTGGTGCTGGCGCTGTGGTCGGCGTACGACTACTACCGACGGTTCAGCGACGTACTCAACGGCGAATGA
- a CDS encoding nucleotidyltransferase family protein, which produces MSIEGRRRHCTGSRQGERSALSFPADMKAILLAGGKGTRLRPLTLNTPKPIVPIFNRPFLMYQLDQLRQVPEITEVILSLNYQPRRIEETFGNGEALGIKISYAVEPQPLGTGGAIKFSAQTVQDSVIVLNGDVLQQIDLQAVIARHRAANAKATIVLTPVDNPSAYGLVETDASGNVQRFLEKPGQDEITVNTINAGVYVLEPDTLDRIPDNETYSIERQYFPSLVANGETFVAYVNDGYWIDIGTPEKYRQVHRDIMDGRYHAAPFLDRAGGIVDLGARIEQDVHIQGPCFLDEGAVIKAGARLGPYAVVGRQVQVDEQAQVRDAVIWANSVVGADAVVEGALVGRNCHIGRNTVVGGGRMLGDRSTVTDYSRL; this is translated from the coding sequence TTGAGCATCGAGGGGAGGCGGCGCCATTGTACCGGCAGCCGCCAGGGCGAGAGGTCTGCGCTATCATTCCCTGCTGACATGAAGGCTATTCTTCTCGCAGGAGGCAAGGGCACTCGCCTCCGACCGCTTACGCTCAACACGCCGAAACCGATCGTCCCGATCTTCAACCGCCCGTTCCTGATGTACCAGCTCGATCAGCTGCGCCAGGTGCCCGAGATCACCGAAGTGATCCTCAGCCTGAACTACCAGCCGAGACGGATCGAGGAGACCTTCGGCAACGGCGAAGCGCTCGGCATCAAGATTTCCTACGCGGTGGAACCCCAACCACTCGGTACCGGCGGCGCCATCAAGTTCTCGGCGCAGACCGTGCAGGACTCGGTCATCGTGCTCAACGGCGACGTCCTGCAGCAGATCGACCTGCAAGCCGTGATCGCGCGCCATCGGGCGGCCAACGCCAAGGCGACGATCGTGCTGACGCCGGTCGACAATCCCTCGGCGTACGGACTGGTCGAAACCGACGCCAGCGGCAACGTCCAGCGCTTCCTCGAGAAGCCGGGCCAGGACGAAATCACCGTCAACACGATCAACGCCGGCGTCTACGTACTCGAGCCGGACACGCTCGATCGCATTCCGGACAACGAGACGTACTCGATCGAGCGGCAGTACTTCCCGTCGCTCGTCGCCAATGGCGAGACGTTTGTCGCGTATGTGAACGACGGCTACTGGATCGACATCGGCACGCCGGAGAAGTACCGGCAGGTACACCGCGACATCATGGACGGCCGGTACCACGCCGCGCCGTTTCTGGATCGCGCCGGCGGGATTGTCGACCTCGGGGCGCGCATCGAACAGGACGTGCACATCCAGGGTCCGTGCTTCCTCGACGAAGGCGCGGTCATCAAGGCCGGTGCGCGGCTCGGGCCGTACGCAGTCGTCGGCCGCCAGGTGCAGGTCGACGAGCAGGCGCAGGTGCGCGACGCCGTCATCTGGGCCAACTCGGTGGTCGGCGCCGATGCGGTGGTCGAGGGCGCCCTGGTCGGGCGCAACTGCCACATCGGCCGCAACACCGTGGTCGGCGGCGGCAGGATGCTGGGCGATCGCAGCACCGTGACCGATTACAGCAGGCTCTGA
- a CDS encoding phosphomannomutase/phosphoglucomutase, with the protein MADVNVVNPNIFKAYDVRGLYPSEVNETAAHDIGGGFVTYLGARRIAVTRDMRTSSPGLAEAFIEGARQQGCDVIDYGMLPTDVMYFAVCRDGLDGGAQITASHNPKQYNGIKLVARDAKPLSGDIGLKEIREMIMARELPPSKPAMGGYERREVVDDYLEHIFKFIDPSIIKPFNCVLDAGSGMGGLIGPKIFARLPCKTSHVAMEVDGTFPYHESNPLIEENRRTVTQRVLDEKADIGIAWDGDADRCFFIDGTGDFVAGDFVTALLAEAFLIKYPGEKVLYDVRASYAVKDIVAQYGGTALMSRVGHAFIKQRMRAENAIFGGEVTGHYYFRDNFFADNGFIPVLLILELMSRKGKTLAELLAPLREKYFISGEINTKLASMELADAKIADITSQYADGHVYHLDGVSVEYPDWHLNVRKSNTEPLLRLNLEGVTSEIMKQRRDEVLGIIRG; encoded by the coding sequence ATGGCAGACGTGAACGTCGTGAACCCGAACATCTTCAAGGCCTATGACGTGCGGGGCCTCTACCCGTCCGAGGTCAACGAAACAGCCGCGCACGACATCGGCGGCGGCTTCGTCACCTACCTCGGTGCCAGGCGGATCGCCGTGACGCGCGACATGCGCACGTCGTCGCCGGGCCTCGCCGAGGCATTCATCGAGGGCGCGCGCCAGCAGGGATGCGACGTCATCGACTACGGCATGCTGCCGACCGACGTGATGTACTTCGCGGTGTGCCGCGACGGGCTGGACGGCGGCGCCCAGATCACGGCGTCGCACAACCCGAAGCAATACAACGGCATCAAGCTGGTCGCGAGGGACGCCAAGCCGCTGAGCGGTGACATCGGCCTCAAGGAGATCAGGGAGATGATCATGGCGCGCGAGCTCCCGCCGAGCAAGCCGGCGATGGGGGGCTACGAGCGCCGCGAGGTCGTCGACGACTATCTCGAGCACATCTTCAAGTTCATCGACCCGTCGATCATCAAGCCGTTCAACTGTGTGCTCGATGCCGGCAGCGGCATGGGCGGCCTGATCGGACCGAAGATCTTCGCGCGCCTGCCCTGCAAGACCTCGCACGTGGCGATGGAAGTGGATGGGACCTTCCCGTATCACGAGTCCAATCCGCTCATCGAGGAGAACCGCCGCACCGTCACGCAGCGAGTGCTCGACGAGAAGGCCGACATCGGCATCGCCTGGGACGGCGACGCCGACCGCTGCTTCTTCATCGACGGCACGGGCGATTTCGTCGCCGGCGACTTCGTGACGGCGCTGCTCGCCGAGGCGTTCCTCATCAAGTACCCGGGCGAGAAGGTCCTGTACGACGTCCGCGCGAGCTACGCGGTCAAGGACATCGTCGCGCAGTACGGCGGCACCGCGCTGATGAGCCGGGTCGGCCATGCCTTCATCAAGCAGCGGATGCGGGCCGAGAATGCGATCTTCGGCGGCGAGGTCACGGGGCACTACTACTTCCGCGACAACTTCTTTGCCGACAACGGCTTCATCCCGGTGTTGCTGATCCTCGAGCTGATGTCACGCAAGGGCAAGACGCTCGCCGAACTGCTGGCGCCGCTGCGCGAGAAGTACTTCATCTCCGGCGAGATCAACACCAAGCTCGCGAGCATGGAACTGGCCGACGCGAAGATCGCCGACATCACGAGCCAGTACGCCGACGGCCACGTCTATCACCTCGACGGGGTATCGGTGGAATACCCGGACTGGCACCTCAACGTGCGAAAGTCCAACACCGAGCCGCTGCTGCGCCTCAACCTCGAAGGGGTGACGAGCGAGATCATGAAACAGCGCCGCGACGAGGTGCTGGGGATCATTCGGGGGTAA
- a CDS encoding tyrosine-type recombinase/integrase, producing MDEIDTASVQRLKAKLASDGRSPKTVENIMSVLRKLLNVAVEWDVLELMPCTVKRTKVAKTSAAFYDFAEYGRVVGAAEESGREALLIVLLGGEAGLRLGEMRALDWRDVKWDVNRLVVQRAYWRNVLNSTKGLRARTVPLTNRLRTALSKHRAPAGPVLPGNDSSGPMTNNQVRNRLRRGCPCGWCQARGSHPAAHVLFAPGDEGGEQQAD from the coding sequence TTGGACGAGATTGATACGGCCTCGGTGCAGCGGTTGAAGGCCAAACTCGCAAGTGACGGACGGAGCCCGAAGACCGTCGAGAACATCATGTCAGTCCTGCGAAAGCTGCTGAACGTCGCGGTCGAATGGGACGTGCTTGAATTGATGCCATGCACCGTGAAGCGGACCAAGGTCGCCAAGACGAGCGCCGCCTTCTACGACTTCGCCGAATACGGCCGGGTTGTTGGCGCCGCCGAGGAGTCCGGACGGGAAGCCCTCCTCATTGTGCTGCTCGGTGGGGAGGCGGGGCTGCGCCTCGGCGAGATGCGAGCGCTCGATTGGCGGGATGTCAAATGGGACGTGAATCGCCTCGTGGTCCAACGAGCCTACTGGCGCAACGTGCTGAACAGTACCAAAGGATTGAGGGCCAGGACCGTGCCCCTGACCAACCGCCTGCGTACGGCACTGTCGAAGCATCGAGCGCCGGCCGGCCCTGTGCTGCCGGGGAACGATTCCAGCGGCCCGATGACCAACAACCAGGTCCGTAACCGCCTGCGCCGGGGTTGCCCGTGCGGCTGGTGCCAAGCACGGGGTTCACATCCTGCGGCACACGTTCTGTTCGCACCTGGCGATGAAGGGGGTGAGCAGCAAGCAGATTGA
- a CDS encoding toll/interleukin-1 receptor domain-containing protein, with protein sequence MAMAPRTRGAALGDQVPHLFLSHSSKDKTWVAQLAEDLNLCGVDVWFDSWELRVGDDLHERIADAIDKSRFVGVVVTKHFSESKWIRGEVHQALSREKAGDRTVVLPLLADEVSVPPLLSSKKFLDFFRDYFGSLAYVAGLIHDLPADAVERAMRFRETRSVRDCIDLLEDAGWASRHVVGTADLAEIEQAGGVRRGDVVHFSPQIMLNSGRISKSLRRYLERLV encoded by the coding sequence ATGGCAATGGCCCCTCGTACCCGCGGTGCTGCGCTTGGAGACCAGGTTCCGCATCTGTTTCTTAGCCACAGTTCCAAGGACAAGACGTGGGTCGCACAACTAGCGGAAGATCTCAATCTGTGCGGCGTCGATGTCTGGTTCGATTCGTGGGAGCTTCGAGTCGGTGATGATCTTCATGAACGCATCGCGGACGCGATCGACAAGTCTCGATTTGTTGGTGTAGTCGTCACGAAGCACTTTAGTGAATCGAAGTGGATTCGCGGAGAAGTTCATCAAGCTCTCTCACGCGAGAAGGCCGGGGACCGCACCGTGGTACTACCCCTCCTCGCGGACGAGGTGAGTGTGCCGCCACTCCTTTCGAGCAAGAAGTTCTTGGATTTTTTCCGCGACTACTTCGGCTCTCTGGCCTATGTCGCTGGGCTGATTCACGATCTGCCGGCAGACGCAGTAGAACGCGCAATGCGATTTCGTGAAACACGTAGTGTTCGTGACTGCATCGATTTGCTCGAAGATGCCGGCTGGGCATCGCGACACGTAGTTGGAACAGCAGACCTGGCCGAGATCGAGCAGGCCGGTGGGGTTCGCAGGGGAGATGTTGTGCACTTCTCACCGCAAATCATGCTCAACTCCGGAAGAATCTCGAAGTCGCTACGACGCTATTTGGAGCGGCTTGTATGA
- a CDS encoding DUF4062 domain-containing protein, which translates to MKVFLSSTAQDLVAYRQVADDTILRLSQQAVVMERFGPLAVSLLKMGLTLLWIVYVVGVWRRTVPKARGIYW; encoded by the coding sequence ATGAAAGTCTTCCTCTCGTCGACCGCTCAGGATCTCGTGGCCTACCGGCAGGTGGCGGACGACACCATCCTGCGCCTGTCACAGCAGGCGGTCGTGATGGAACGGTTCGGCCCGTTGGCCGTCAGTCTCCTGAAGATGGGGCTCACGCTGCTCTGGATTGTCTATGTTGTGGGCGTGTGGCGTCGGACCGTCCCCAAAGCCCGCGGCATCTACTGGTAG
- a CDS encoding DMT family protein, with amino-acid sequence MLTVLLLVISNTFMTAAWYGHLKFRDAPLVTVIVVSWLIASVEYAFQVPANRIGYGTFSGYQLKIIQEAITLGVFAVFAWLYLGETMRWNHALACVLLFGAVAAAFWKP; translated from the coding sequence ATGCTCACGGTGCTCCTCCTGGTCATCTCGAACACGTTCATGACGGCCGCGTGGTACGGCCACCTCAAATTTCGCGATGCTCCGCTGGTCACCGTGATCGTGGTCAGCTGGCTGATTGCGTCGGTAGAATACGCCTTCCAGGTCCCCGCCAACCGCATCGGCTACGGCACCTTCTCCGGCTATCAGTTGAAGATCATCCAGGAGGCGATCACGCTGGGAGTGTTTGCCGTCTTCGCCTGGCTCTATCTCGGCGAGACGATGCGCTGGAACCATGCGCTGGCGTGCGTGCTGCTGTTCGGTGCGGTGGCGGCCGCGTTCTGGAAGCCGTAG